TGCTTGACATGGGATTCCGTGAAGAGCTTGAAGCGATTCTTGACGCAATGCCGGACGGGCGGAGATGGCTTTTCTCCGCGACAATGCCCCCGGAAGTCAGAGAGCTTGCCGGGAAATATCTCAATGACCCGTTAATGCTTGCGGTTGATGACGAGGGCGAACAGCACGGCGACATTACGCACAGGGTATACAGGATTCCTTCGCAGAAAAGATTCGAGGGACTCGTTGATATTCTCCTGTGGGAACATCCATCGCGGACGCTTGTTTTCTGCCACACGAAAATGGAGTCGATAGAGATCGCGCAAAGATTGCAGGATCACGGCTTCAGCGCGGCGGCCATGCAGGGGGACATGACTCAGGGCGAGCGAAACGCGGTATTAGCCTCGTTCAAATCGGGGTCAGTCCCGTGTTTAGTCGCAACAAACGTAGCGGCGAGGGGACTCGATATTGACGGAGTGAGCCACGTTATACAGCTTGGGCTTCCTGATGACCGCGAGACGTTCATTCACAGGAGCGGGAGAACTGGCCGGGCAGGTCATGAGGGAGTGAATATCGTCCTTCTTTCACCGCCTGAAATCGGGAGATTCCGCGAGATGTTACGGGGGACGAACATCAAAACCGACTGGCAGGACATTCCCGGCCTCGACAAAATCCGCAGTGCATGGAGAGATTCAGCCGAGCAGGATATTTTCGCGGCTCCTGTTGACGCTGATTTTAGCGAGTGCGTGAAATGGGCCGAGGACATGATGACGCGGGCAGAGCCGAAAATAATCATCGCAAAACTTCTCGCAGTCCTCAGCACACGCAGCAAGGGTTACGCATTAGACCGCGAATTACAGCGCGAGCAGGAACGGAGGAACAAGAAGCCCTCAAAGACTCCCAAGTCCCAGACGAAAGCAGGGACATCAAAGCCCAAGGGAGCATTCAAGCGTTTCAAGAGTAATCAGTCTCAGGATGTCGGGCATGTTCTGAATGCTATGTGCCGTGCGCTGAAGGTTGAACGCTCAGAAGTGGGAGCTATACGGCTGAAGGACAATCATGTAATTGTCGAGCTTATGCCGCTTGCGGTGTCGAGGCTTGAGCAGGGGATTGCGGGATTGTCGAAATTCGGACTCTTCCCGGACGAACAGAAAAAGCGCGGGCGTTAAAATTTTTCCCTCCTGACAGCGATGCCAAGAGGGATTTTTTCTGCCTTATCCATGAAGATTGACCATTATGTCAGCCCGTAAAAAACAGCAGTCCCCCTCAAAAAAGGAACTGCCGCCGCAAATCTGAAATCACAAAAATCAATCTACTGACGCTTCAATGCACCCTCAATTTTTTTCTTGAACTGACGCGCCGGAACATACTGCGGAAGAATCTCAAGAGACTTGTTTACCCACTGCATAGACATGTCATAGTCGGCCATGTCGTAAGCGTTGACTGAAGCCCTGTATGCCGCAAGATAATCCTGCGGGTAGTCGCTGAAAATCATAATGTATCTGTCGAATCTCTCGCGTTTCCCCGCGCCCCTTTCGGCGGAGTGGTGAAGGTCGAGAAGGTTCAGCGTTGTAGTCTCGTCAAGTCCGTAGCTCGGTATGACTTTCTCCGGGTCTGCTGAATATCTTTCGTAGTTGGCCGATGCTTTCGGCTTGGGAGACGGAAGCGGAGTCGAAATCGGAGTCGGAGTCGGCGTTGGAGTCGGAGTCGGAGTCGGCGTTGGAGTCGGAGTCGGCGTGGGAGTCGGAGTCGGCGTGGGTGTCGGCGTTGGTGTAGGTGTCGGAGTCGGTGTAGGTGTCGGAGTCGGATCTGGCGTTACTGCCTGAAGAGGTGCGCTATTCGGCATTGTTACGGACGGCAGATCGGGTATCACGTATGAGGGCGGAGTATCCTTGCCGAAATACCCCTCGCCGGAAATCCCGAAAGAGCTTCCCGCAAATATCACCGTGAAGACTGTCGCAAGAAAAATCACTGAAAGCCTGCGTGAAATCATGTCTGTCATTCTCCCTTCTGTCTACTTAATCTTGCCCATAGCGTAAGCCGCGCCCTTGCTCTGCACGGTGTTAGGTATTATAGGGTTGAAGATTACGTGTCCCGTCCTGTAGCCGCAGATTTCATCGCCCTTCATGTCGTAGAATACTCTTGATACTTCAGCATACTGGCCGCCGTCTGATGTGTATTCG
This genomic window from Synergistaceae bacterium contains:
- a CDS encoding DEAD/DEAH box helicase, translated to MDFNSYGLRKELLSALSEHGFDSPMDVQDRVLSEDWNSDLIVRAKTGSGKTLAFLLPLMQEMKIGERNPQILILAPTRELAQQTADEAEFLGKFLKVSCASLVGGMDIVPQLKTLKHGAAIIAGTPGRVRDHIQRGTLKTDEIHSVVLDEGDLMLDMGFREELEAILDAMPDGRRWLFSATMPPEVRELAGKYLNDPLMLAVDDEGEQHGDITHRVYRIPSQKRFEGLVDILLWEHPSRTLVFCHTKMESIEIAQRLQDHGFSAAAMQGDMTQGERNAVLASFKSGSVPCLVATNVAARGLDIDGVSHVIQLGLPDDRETFIHRSGRTGRAGHEGVNIVLLSPPEIGRFREMLRGTNIKTDWQDIPGLDKIRSAWRDSAEQDIFAAPVDADFSECVKWAEDMMTRAEPKIIIAKLLAVLSTRSKGYALDRELQREQERRNKKPSKTPKSQTKAGTSKPKGAFKRFKSNQSQDVGHVLNAMCRALKVERSEVGAIRLKDNHVIVELMPLAVSRLEQGIAGLSKFGLFPDEQKKRGR